The genome window GGTCGATCTCCCGCAGCCGTTTCTTACCATAGATATACTCGGCGTTTTCGGATCGGTCACCCTCGGCGGCCGCATCGGCAACCCCCTGGGTGACCCGGGGGCGCTCCTCCTTCCAGAGCCAGGTCAGCTCGGTCCGGAGCTTTTTCGCCCCCTCGGGAGTGATGTAGTTGGAATGACCCGCCATCCGACCTACTTCTTGTCGTCGAGCTGGGCCTTGAGAATGTCGCCGAACGTTCCCATGGAATCCTTGGCCTGTGCTGCGCCCTTGCCGCGGAATTCGGCAATGCTCCGCTCCTCTTCCTCTGCCGCGCGTTTGGTGGCGGCCAGCGCAAGGGAAAGACGGCGGCTCTCGCGGTCCACACCCTCGACCGTTACCTCAACGGAGTCACCTTCCTTGAGCACCTCCCGGGGGTGGGCGATCCGCTTGCCGGCACCGAGCTTGGAGATGTGGATGAGGCCGTCGATGCCCGGAGCGAGCGTGACGAAGGCGCCGAACGGAGCGAGCCGCGCCACGGTTCCCGTGTGGTAGGACCCTTCCGGGAAACGCTCGGCAACCCCCTCCCAGGGATCGGCCTGAATATCGCGGAGGCTGAGGGATATCTTGTTGTTCTCCCAGTCGATCCGCTTCACCAGGGCAGTCACCTGCTCGCCAGCGGACAGGACGTCGCCGATCTCCTTGACCCGGGTCCAGCCGGCCTCGGAAATGGGAATGAGCCCCTCCACGCCGCCGATGTCAACGAACGCGCCGAAGGGCATAAGGCGGGTCACGGTGCCGGTGACGGTCGTCCCCTCCTTGAGCGTCTCCTTCAGGGCCTCGCGCTTCTGCCGCTCTTCCTCCTCAAGGATTGCGCGGTGGGAAAGGACGATGTTGCGCCCGCGCTCGGCGAATTCCACCACCTTGAACATGAGCTGGCGGCCGACGAATTCGGCCGGGTTGGCCGCCCGGCGGAGCGAAATCTGCGAATAGGGGCAGAAGGCGCGAACAGTGCCGCCGACCTTGATCTCGAAGCCCCCCTTGATCTCCTTCTCGACGTTCCCCTCCACGGGTATGCCGGCACGATAGGCGTCCTCCAGGGCGGACAGGCCCGCCTGCCCCGCGCCGACCTTGGTGGTGAAGCGCATCTCGTTCCGTTCCACCTTCACGAACCAGACCGAGATGGTATCCCCCTCGGCGACGGTCAGGTTGCCGTCCTTGTCCAGGAGCTCCTTGCGCTCCATGACCCCTTCACCCTTGCTGCCAATATCGAGGAAGACCCACTCGGCGCCGATCTTGAGCACCCGTGCGTCAACCTTTGAGCCCGGCCGCAGCCGCTCGGTCCTGCGATTGCTCTTTTCGAAGAGCTCGGCGAAGCTCTCCTCCTCGGCCGGCTCGTTTACGTTGTTTTCGTTGTCGATCATCGTTGTCTCCGTTGCGAAAGAGTTTCGGCTGTTTCGGCGGGTCGGGGCCGGTACAGCCGCACCATGAGAAAGTAGTCGAAAGGGAGTGATTAGTCAAGCTTCTGGAGCCTCTGTCGCTTGCGAAACTCCCATGGCGGCACGGGGTTGTGCTCCTGCCAGAGCCCGAGCCGTTGCCGGCGCGCCTCATCTTCGGCCCCCCGGTACTCGGACACGTGGGGCCTCCGCAGGTACTGGACATAGGCCCAGGCATAGCCCCGGCGCACCATCTCCAGGTTCGCGTTCACCCCATCAACCTCGATGGTCCCCACCTGGCGATTGTAGGTCGTGTCGCCGGTCAGGGTCACGTGCACCTCCCGGTTGAGGACGAGACGGCTCAGTTCGTCGGCCGCATCCTGCCCGTACGGCTGCCCCTTTTTACGTTTTTTCGGGGTCTCGGGCGTATCGATGCCGTAGAGTCTGCAGGTGTAGGGCTTGCCGCCTCCTGCCGGGGCGATGACCACCGTGTCGCCGTCCTTCACCGCGATGACCCGGTCGCCGGCGGCGCGGTCGGAGGATTCCGGCGGTACCGGAGCCCGCTCGGGGGTGAGCAGGTAGAGCGCCAGGACGAGCCCCATGAGCAGAAGCGTGCCCCCGAGCCACAGCGTGTTTTTCATGCGTCATCCTCCTGCGCAAAAGGGCCGGTCCCCAAAGGAAGACCGGCCCCGCGCGTTAAACAAGGAAATGGCCACGGATCAGACGCCGCAGCCGCAGCTCCTGCTGCACCGGGCGCCGGGCATGTGAATGGCCTTGATGAAGGTGGCGTCGGTGGCGGCGCGTACCTCATCCAGCACCTGGGGCGGCACCGCCGAGTCCAGGGAAAGGATGACCATTGCTTCCCCCTTTTTTTCACTGCGCCCCAGGTTCATGGAGGCAATATTGATCTCATGCTGCCCCATGATGGTGCCGATCTTGCCGATCATGCCCGGCCGGTCGGCGTAGTGGAGCAGCAGCATGTGCTCTTCGGGCGCGAAGTCCATGGAGTAGTCGCGCAGCCGCACGATGCGGGGCACCCCGTCGAAAAGGGTGCCTGAGATAGTGCGGCGCTTGCCCCCCTCCCCTTCAACCACGACGGTGATGAGGTTGGAGAAGGCGTCAACATGGGTCGTCTTGGTTTCCTCCACCACGATTCCCATCCCTACGGCGATCAGGGAGGCGTTCACCATGTTCACGTCCTGGTCCACCATCCGGTTCAGGATCGACGCCAGGCCGCAGACGGTAAGCGGGGTGCAGTCATAGTGGGCGATGGAACCCGCGTAGCCGAAGACGATCTTCGAGATGTTGGCGTCCAGCAACTGAATGCCGAATTCGCACAGGGTGTTCATGAGGTTGAGGAACGGCCGCATCTGGTCCATGAGCGCAAGGTCGAAGCGCGGAATGTTCACGGCGTTCTCCAGGGGCTGGTCGTCCAGGTAGTTGAGAATCTCGCGGGATACGTCCACGGCCACGTTCACCTGGGC of Geobacter anodireducens contains these proteins:
- a CDS encoding 30S ribosomal protein S1, yielding MIDNENNVNEPAEEESFAELFEKSNRRTERLRPGSKVDARVLKIGAEWVFLDIGSKGEGVMERKELLDKDGNLTVAEGDTISVWFVKVERNEMRFTTKVGAGQAGLSALEDAYRAGIPVEGNVEKEIKGGFEIKVGGTVRAFCPYSQISLRRAANPAEFVGRQLMFKVVEFAERGRNIVLSHRAILEEEERQKREALKETLKEGTTVTGTVTRLMPFGAFVDIGGVEGLIPISEAGWTRVKEIGDVLSAGEQVTALVKRIDWENNKISLSLRDIQADPWEGVAERFPEGSYHTGTVARLAPFGAFVTLAPGIDGLIHISKLGAGKRIAHPREVLKEGDSVEVTVEGVDRESRRLSLALAATKRAAEEEERSIAEFRGKGAAQAKDSMGTFGDILKAQLDDKK
- a CDS encoding nuclease — its product is MKNTLWLGGTLLLMGLVLALYLLTPERAPVPPESSDRAAGDRVIAVKDGDTVVIAPAGGGKPYTCRLYGIDTPETPKKRKKGQPYGQDAADELSRLVLNREVHVTLTGDTTYNRQVGTIEVDGVNANLEMVRRGYAWAYVQYLRRPHVSEYRGAEDEARRQRLGLWQEHNPVPPWEFRKRQRLQKLD